Proteins encoded together in one Nitrospiraceae bacterium window:
- the rpmH gene encoding 50S ribosomal protein L34 — protein sequence MGTYTTFRPHKKKRKRTHGFLERMSTRGGQNTVKRRRSKGRKKLTA from the coding sequence ATGGGAACATATACAACATTTCGTCCACATAAAAAGAAGAGAAAACGCACACACGGATTCCTTGAGCGCATGAGCACAAGGGGAGGGCAAAACACCGTCAAGCGCAGAAGGTCAAAGGGAAGAAAAAAACTTACTGCTTAA
- the yidD gene encoding membrane protein insertion efficiency factor YidD, which yields MKAILLAFLRGYKYLISPLLPSSCRFTPTCSEYSAEAIRKYGAAKGAYLTIKRIFKCHPFHPGGYDPVR from the coding sequence ATGAAAGCAATTTTGCTGGCATTTTTAAGAGGATATAAATATCTGATCTCGCCTTTGCTTCCAAGCAGTTGCAGGTTTACCCCTACCTGTTCTGAATATTCAGCAGAGGCAATAAGAAAATATGGCGCGGCAAAAGGCGCATATCTTACAATTAAAAGAATTTTCAAATGTCATCCATTCCACCCGGGTGGATATGATCCAGTGAGGTAA
- the yidC gene encoding membrane protein insertase YidC, which produces MEKRALIAVVLSLAVLIGYQFFVTPPKQQPIKEQKEQEAVKKEEKKEEPQKQKPILPAKQTAQSQGREITIDTELYSAVLSSTGGTIKKWELKKYKDKDGLGIMLQSGQSIVPALSIGSQDNFNFSNVNFRVSGTNMKLDNNSRTGSVIFEYTASGYSIKRTYTFYSDSYKFDLKDEVKGLPEYWITVGSDFGIHSNTDGSHTGPVLLKEAERIELEAKKIKDPKSYKGKIKWIAQEDKYFFSSIVPLGQVEEAKSWTVTPQVNDPKSQKQVETPVIALRTKADVNSFLIYAGPKEHDVLKKLNIGLEHIIDFGFFSIISRPLFWLLKIFYNIVGNYGWAIVLITIITRIPFIPLINKSQKSMKKMQEIQPKVQELREKYKNDPKRMQQEMMAIYKKHKVNPIGGCLPMLLQIPVFFALYSILSIAIELRHAPFIFWIVDLSVKDPYYVLPIIMGITMLIQQKMTPSSMDPMQAKIMMFMPIIFTVMFINFASGLVLYWLVNNILSIIQQFFVNKKLAQEKAEG; this is translated from the coding sequence ATGGAAAAAAGAGCTCTTATAGCAGTAGTCCTTTCATTAGCAGTACTTATTGGATATCAATTTTTCGTCACACCTCCAAAACAGCAGCCAATCAAGGAACAAAAAGAACAGGAGGCTGTTAAAAAAGAAGAGAAAAAAGAAGAACCACAGAAACAAAAACCAATTCTCCCTGCCAAACAAACAGCGCAGTCACAGGGCAGAGAGATAACAATAGATACAGAGCTTTATTCTGCAGTGCTTTCGTCCACAGGCGGAACAATTAAAAAATGGGAACTCAAGAAATATAAGGATAAAGACGGGCTCGGGATAATGCTTCAGTCAGGACAGAGCATTGTCCCTGCCTTAAGCATTGGTTCTCAGGATAATTTCAATTTTTCGAATGTAAATTTCAGGGTTTCAGGAACAAACATGAAACTCGACAATAATAGCAGAACAGGTTCGGTTATTTTTGAATACACAGCATCAGGATATTCGATAAAAAGAACATACACATTCTACAGCGACTCTTATAAATTCGATTTGAAGGATGAGGTAAAAGGCCTTCCTGAATACTGGATTACAGTAGGAAGTGATTTCGGCATTCACAGTAATACAGACGGCTCGCATACAGGCCCGGTACTTCTCAAGGAAGCTGAGAGGATAGAGCTCGAAGCAAAAAAAATTAAGGATCCTAAAAGCTACAAAGGGAAGATTAAATGGATTGCACAGGAAGATAAATACTTTTTTTCATCAATAGTTCCTCTTGGGCAGGTGGAAGAGGCAAAGTCATGGACAGTAACCCCACAGGTAAATGATCCAAAATCACAGAAGCAGGTTGAAACTCCTGTTATTGCATTAAGAACTAAAGCTGATGTGAATTCATTTCTTATATATGCAGGCCCGAAAGAACATGATGTTCTCAAGAAGCTCAATATCGGGCTTGAACATATAATTGATTTTGGTTTTTTCTCGATAATCTCAAGACCGCTTTTTTGGCTTCTTAAGATCTTTTACAATATTGTGGGAAATTACGGATGGGCAATAGTCTTAATAACAATTATAACCAGAATTCCTTTTATCCCTCTGATAAATAAGAGCCAGAAGTCGATGAAGAAGATGCAGGAGATCCAACCCAAGGTTCAGGAACTCAGAGAAAAATACAAGAATGACCCCAAGAGAATGCAGCAGGAGATGATGGCAATCTATAAAAAGCACAAGGTCAATCCTATTGGCGGATGCCTTCCGATGCTTTTACAGATTCCTGTTTTCTTTGCGCTTTACAGCATACTTTCGATTGCTATTGAATTAAGACATGCTCCGTTCATATTCTGGATAGTAGATCTTTCAGTCAAAGACCCTTATTATGTTCTGCCTATTATCATGGGCATCACAATGCTCATACAGCAGAAGATGACACCAAGTTCAATGGATCCGATGCAGGCAAAGATAATGATGTTCATGCCGATAATATTTACCGTCATGTTCATTAATTTTGCGTCAGGTCTTGTTCTTTACTGGCTTGTGAATAATATCCTCTCAATCATCCAGCAGTTTTTTGTTAACAAGAAACTTGCACAGGAAAAAGCAGAGGGATAA
- a CDS encoding cupin domain-containing protein yields MNKIKILLYVLCIALFLTSYSSAEEGTGIIVDVLSKTSLSWDSKPLPEYSEGKPEITILKIKIPPGAQLPLHKHPVINAGVLLSGELTVITSDNKILKLKAGEAFVEVVHTWHYGKNEGSTPAEIIVFYAGTSGMMITVHKNDFTEIESK; encoded by the coding sequence ATGAATAAAATAAAAATACTACTTTATGTTTTATGCATTGCTTTATTTTTGACGAGTTACTCCTCGGCTGAAGAGGGAACTGGTATTATAGTAGATGTTTTATCGAAAACCAGTTTAAGCTGGGATAGCAAACCTCTGCCTGAATATTCAGAAGGAAAACCAGAGATAACAATATTAAAAATAAAAATCCCTCCCGGAGCACAATTGCCTCTGCACAAACATCCTGTTATAAATGCAGGCGTATTACTAAGCGGAGAGCTTACTGTGATAACTTCAGACAATAAGATACTAAAACTCAAAGCTGGAGAAGCGTTTGTTGAAGTTGTGCATACTTGGCACTATGGAAAGAACGAAGGCAGCACGCCTGCTGAGATTATAGTTTTTTATGCCGGAACCTCCGGCATGATGATAACAGTGCATAAGAATGATTTTACAGAGATAGAATCGAAATAA